The DNA window aacaaagatggtgaagggcctggaagGCAAGATGcgtgaggagcagctgaggtcccttggtttgttcagcccagagcagagcagagcaggctgaggggaggcctcatggcagcctgcagctgcctcacgaggggagcggaggggcaggcgctgagctctgctctctggggacagcgactGGACCCGAGGGAACAACATTCCTGTCTGCGGATGtgctctggaaaacagaaaaaaaatgaagcaaccTGTTAAAAAATCTGTCTATCCATCCACCTGATGAGACTCAGTATCAGTTCTGTTAAAAAGCCGGTAGTAGGCAGAgtaaaaagcagaagggaaactACCATCACTTTCAAGCTGGCTTTGCTTTGGACACCTTCCCATCAAGCAGCAGCCAAAGTGCTGGGGGACAAGTATTGTGATAGCTTTGTCAGGGATATACAGCAAAATTTGCCCAGTCTTCTAGAAGCAGTTAGGGATTCTGAGTAGTTTTGGCCTTGTATGGATGAATCCTCTTCTAGGCCTTTTTAGGATGGTTCAAAATTAGGTACTGTTGCAATACATAGAGTAATATTTACTGGATTCTACAGGACAATTTTGTTACTacttttttccagttgttttgtTCCAGGTAATTAAGTATTTCAGGTTATTTATGAGCAGTATGTTGTAGTGAATTTTAATCTATGTGAACGTTGGAATATATGTGATgtttttgatttgctttttatcAATACAATTATCATCATCTTTTTTGTAGTATTTCCATCTAAGTAACCATTTTTATTGAATTCACTGCAAAGCTGTTAGCACAGTCCAAGCTCTCAGATACCTCTCATTATAGGAAGCTGTTATCAAGAGCTTGCAGCCTTCCTAAGATTTCCACTCATTTGTGTTGAGCTTCAGCTACCATTTTCGTAAAGCTCTGGCTCAAGTGAGTTGGCCAGTTTGGGGAATGAAACAAAAGGAATCTGACACCGTCTTTCAGCATTAAAATCTTCTGGTGACTTTTCTTTAAGAAGCTCCAGAactttattttaagtgaaagagATTTGAAATTTAGCAAGAGTGGATTCACATTTTGGATATTCATTTTGCTGTTCCTCAAATCCACTGCAATTACTTGGCTAAATGTGCTTTCAAAAATCAATTTGCACTTGCTTGTAGATTTCTAAAGTGCCTGTTGACTGAACTACCCCAAAAATGCATCTCTGTTGCTTCACATAGAGCAACTCATAGTCACTGATCTTTGTGGGGAAAGCGTGCACAGTCTTCCCAATAGTTGTGATTCTGAAGCAGACACTGGAGCTGTTGGATTTGCTTTCTCTTACAGCACTCATCTTTTAATAACAGGTGAGGTTCACATGATAGAAGCAGATGTCCTTCTCCGTGGTGGCAAGGGAGGAAACGGAGACCCTATCATGGCTCATCCGCCTGAAACAGACAGTGACATCACATTGCAGGAGTGGCTAAATGTGATTGTCAACACAGATAAAGGCATCAAGTTGGATTTTAAGAGGTATTtcaagacaaaaacatttctatatactacatatacatatacatatatagttgtatatatatatcattctTACTAATTAACAATTAGCAGTTTTACAGGTAGTGCTATATTTTGGTGATCATAAACCAAACCTTTTCTGATTGTGCAATTTAGAGTTATTCCTCCCTTACTGAACAGTAACCGTAGTGAATCATAGTCGGTATTACTGAATGCGTTTCaagaataaaagctttaaagtgtttttaaacacagatgATGATTTCATATTCAGTCAACTTATTACTGAGTTGCCACTGAGCAGAATTTTCCCATTGGGGAAGTTGACTTGGTAGTGCCTACCTGGAAAACTCCCACCAGTTTTCTGCTTGAGCAAATAAATTAGGAAAGATGACCTCTTGGCTGGAAGTCAGAGTGGCTGTCGGGCTGCAGATGGGGCTGAGCACACTGGGTCTCTCTCTGCCCAGCGGCATGCATGTCACTCCCGCTGTCCTCCAGATTTCTCAGTGGTGTTCTATACTCTGGAAGAGGAATGAACGTGTCAAGGCTGTTTAAGGAGCTTCTGAACAGCTTGTTGAAAAGCTAGCTCTGTTCCAGGCCTGCTGAAGGTcatattgatttaaaatatatatatatgtatgcatatatcGTCCCATATCAGCATATACATCTCTCTTTCCAGaactctttatttatttatttattttaaggagaaGACTTCTGTTCCCTCATCAGCTCCAATATTAACAGTCTGTTGGGAATTTCTCAATTcatgaattaaatatattcttttgaaTGCCTGATCTCTCGCCATGCATGATGCAATTTTTGAGTGTGATTTGTAATACAGTAAAGCTTTATTACTGTCAGTATGGTAAGTTGCATGTATATTGAagtaaattcagtttctttggtCTAACTTCTCAATTTCAGCTTCAGACgttcattttcaattttaacCATGCTGTTTCCTTAGCTTTATTGGAAAATGCACCTGAAAAGCCCATGGAATTGCTTGGAAAAGTTTGAAATTGTGTTCAAAGTGAGATGTGATTTTCAGATGTAATCTCTGCAATTCCTGTCTTCAGCTTTGTCTGATTATCTGTGTACATCAGTTTTTGCAGCAGATGGAGAATCCAGCTGCACATTTAAAGGAGCCTTGGTATGttacagacacacaaaaattGCTAGGTAGCTATAAAATTTGTACCTGTTGTTCTGTGTAATGTAATCACAGTTTTCATGTAAAAGTTCATGAGAATACAGAAATTGGAGGCAGACTTTTATTGTTACAGAGTCTCTAAAAGTCAGCTtagacaggaaaggaaaataagagaagtagagaggttttcatttttttttcaattcagttttaattattcctgaaattaatttaaaaactgttgCCTCATTTTTTCTACAAGGAATTTCTGTCCAAgtgcaatgatttttttaaaagctttaaaaattatattgcaTTATAAAAGTCTGATtgtataaaagcatttaaaaagtaCAAGCACACAGTGCAGATGCATTCAAATGAGTGACACAGGATTTGATGTTCATTTGGATAATATTTCTTTGGGTACCATTGCTGAAGTTTTGAAGGTTATTCCAGTGgtgcttaaaaagaaatattttctgtatttctagtCTGTGAGCTTGATTAATCACATAATCACATTTCCTGTTCGAATTAATGTATTCTGCAACAGGACTTCAGAGTCACATTTCAAAAATGCCAGAATCATCTAAAGTGGAGTcaacaatacattttaatttgttcagaTTTATTCAGTGCTGTGGAATAAAAATAGGGCTGTTggttcttttttgtgtgtttgtcttgttttcgagagatgctgctttgtttgtttgtttctctttacaTTATCACGTAatttacagcaaaaatgaaGGCAGTCTGCTGATTTGGAGAATCACCTGCATATTAGTTCTGGGAACATGTGAAGTGTTCTGGCTTCATAAGatgtgaaaaatacttaaaCCAATAATGTTCATGCAAGCCATTACTAGattttctctgggaaaaaaaaatgagccaaTGGAGCCATATttaataacataaatatttaataactaaAAGTGCTGGGTGGAATTCCTGACAATACGCAGTTTTCTCAACAACACCAAAGTTAAGATGTACAAAATGACTTTTCACAGTAAGTAACACAGGCAGCTCAGGCAGGGTACATGGCTGGCTGCCATTCTCATGTCTGGCTGAACATCCTGACATGATTCATCTGACTTCATCCTGAGCTGGGTTTGGGAATAGCTTGTTCCAGAACCAACCTTACAAAATGGTGAGAAGGACTCACAGGAAAAAGCACAGGTCCTTGCTATTAATAAGGAAAGCACGACTCTGACCATAACAATTTCAAATTCCTGAATGTTACATGGAATGTTCATTAATTTGCTGAGTGAGAAAAATTATCTATTTTCTTCGCATTCAGTCCCTTTCCCCATTAttctacatttccttttttttttttttccacaaaacttCTGAAAGTTTTGTTAGGATGGGGAAAGGTTATAGTTTGCTTTCTAGCtatgctctttctttttatttaagagaATAGCAAGAATAAGACTTAAGACATTTTGTTAAATGCTTACAGGAGGTTTCTACATTGGTTGCTCAAGTGACGACATCACATACTTAATAATTATCTATAGGATGAGCATCCGATGTGCAGACTTCATGCTGCCGTTGGTATGCCACACTTCTGAGCTATGGGAATAACCACTACCAGGGTTAAAATGTTCAGATGAGTGCCCTTTCAGCCTGTTAGTTGCCTAAAATGctcagtttttgtctttttattgtcCTAATACAGGTGCATCATCTTGCACAGATATGAAGGTAATTTTTGGTCTGTCAACTGGATTTGAAATAGCTATCAGTGGACAAAAAACATACCATTTTAAGCTAGGTTGAGAGAGACTGCTTTTAGCCTTCAGATAGTATATAAGCCTCGGGAACATACTCgaatagaagaaataaatttaaatttatgaCAGCACTTGTGGCTTTCAGGTATCGTCAGCCCAGTTGTCtaatctgatttaaaatgttagtcAGAGCCTGCTGTGGCTTCCTTTACTAAAATCCTTACCAAGCATCCCATAAAGTCCAAGTCTTACAAAGCCTCATGTTAGAAGAGCCATGAAGTACAAGCCATGAAGCAGTTCATTTTGGGCAGTCGCCTTGTGGTAGAAAGGCTCCTCAGCGTCTGCTCAGATGCTGCCTGGGTTACGTGGGGAGTTTTCATCAACTTCCCCACCTGTACATGCACAGTGCCTTTCCCGTCCTCAGTCTGGTAAGGCATCTCACCTCATCTGCATGTTGGTGGCACAGTCTAGATGCCGTACAGCCTTCCCTGGAGCTTCTTGAGTGTGTGAAGCCGCATTTGAGGCGACCTGTTTGGCTCAACGCAGACATCCTGCCAGGACCGAACGGGAGTAGCACTGCAGTGGATGCGAAAGGATTCCTTGACACGGTCACTTCGGTTTTCCCGGACGTAACCTTGTCGCTGGGGTGGACGACTGGATGGCACCCTGACGAACAAAATAAAGGTAAAGATAGAAAATTTAATTCATATGCTGTATAGCCTACTCCcttcaaattaatttcatagTTGATTCAAAATAAATCGAATGCCATCTTGtcagtttaaaaacagtagTGAATAtaagaagaattattttctttcttgatgtATATTTGATAGTGTGTTATATAGCAATTAGTTCTGTCTTTGGGTTGCAATGGAGCTGTATGAAAATTCCgtgtttctgttaaaataaacgGTACTTTGTTCTTCTCATTCTCATGTACTGCAGAATTTCTTGTGGACAGACTGCTTGAGTTCTGTTTCAGGTGGTTTGCTCCCTGAATCCTGGCAGGATCGGAATGGTAATCAGAATTCTGGCACAGTTCCTAGAGAAAAATTGATTAGCTGGAAGTTTTAAAACCTATGATTTTGCTCTTTCATTAGATAACTGAAATCAAATTGCTGGTCAACAttgttttcaacatttctaTTGAAGAATTGAATTTGTGCGATAGATTTTCCGAGTTACTGATgttaataattttctgaaatctcAGTTTTATGAATCTAATTGCAGTTTGTTATTGTTAATCCCTAACTAAAGTTTAAATCTGGAATGTGTAAAGATTATTTTAGGATCTTTTCTACAGGCATCCTCTCATCATTCTCAGAGCTGTTTTGTTGGGATTTTTTACTCCAGGGCCCATGCGTTTGTATACAATGACACAGTTCCCACTAGTATCATCTGGGACAACAATGACAAAATTATACACCGTTTCAAATTGcttattatttattagcaaGATTTAGTATTTTCTTATGATGATTGTGTTGTATGTTATAGAGGCtttttttaacttgtattttctccaaagtattATCAGTACAGTAAGAAGTTGTTGGAAATGCGCATAGGAAATATTGTACTGAATAATCTTTCTTAATAAATCTAACTTTATGTTCATTCAAAACTTCAGTTTATGATGATGCTAATTATGGATGTACTGtaagacagaagagaaacaacTTATTTGAATGTTTACAACTGCAAGTTACTGTTTGCCCAAcaaaacctttatttaaaattttgtgcttttgtaGGCTTTTCAGTAACTACATTGCATTAGAGTAATTGAGCAACAAATGATTAACTGATGTTACTGAAGTTAAGATTTTCATAGCCTTTAGAAGTAAGAGAaaatttaaacagcattttatgTCCAGTGCTTGTAAAAATCTCAGCAGCAAGCACTGCAAGTGTTTTAGATTGCTTGTCTTCTAgcatttaatgtgttttgttttttttcttcgtaatgtttctgttttttttaggGCCACAGTCATGTTAAAACTAGTACatactgaagtcagtggcaaCACATTTTTAGAGAGAGAGCAAAGATACAGTTTTCTGGACATTAAAAATGTCACATTCTGTAGCTTTATCCAAAATAACACTGCAGTTAATGTAAAtaagtttctttttccatgttagTATTGggacattaacattttttatttataatcatttggtgatttcttttttgaattatctgattttcacaaaacaaatgtttgctcTTGTTTTGTCTTGCAAGCTTACCATTCTATAAATCatcatgtctttattttaaatggccTTTGTTGTAGGCTATGACTGGATGATGGTGAAAGAAATGGCTCAGATATGCAGTACACTTTCCCAGCCTGTTACCTTCCCTGTAAGAGCAGCATTAGTACGACAGTCAATGTCTGAGCTTTGTTGGTTAATACAACAGTCAGACAGGTAAGTTTGAGGGACTTCCTTCAATTTTAGCAGTCCTTATTATAAAGCTACATATTTGTTATATTAAGTACAGCGCATTTATATGTACATGCTTATCCcaattaaattgaaaatattttcttttagcttaTTCCTTTAGTTCCTTAACTCCATCAGTTCTTCAGTTGTTTTATCATACATGACTAGTCAGTATTcacttctgtaaaataattaaatttcaaaagcctattttaaaattactttttatagtTAATGAATCTTTTATAGGATTAATTGGATTTATAGGTAATCCAATTCCATTACATACATTTCATAAGACTAATGTAGTTAAATAGACCAAGCAGTTTGATGTTGCAATTTAGAATTAATGAGGTTTAGTACTGACATTTTATATATTCCTTGTATTAGGTTACTTGTATACTATAGTAATGTGCCATAAAAACATCAAAGGTGATTTTTGAGTTGGAATTTGTTTGTTAACCTCGGTAGGAAGCTGGGCATCACCCAGCTCTACCCCAGCAGGACTGGAAAGAGAATCATAAgggcaaaagtgagaaaactcatcagctaagataaagacagttttctAGGTAAGAGGAGc is part of the Cygnus olor isolate bCygOlo1 chromosome Z, bCygOlo1.pri.v2, whole genome shotgun sequence genome and encodes:
- the FAM151B gene encoding protein FAM151B isoform X2, whose product is MAAGAPGEVHMIEADVLLRGGKGGNGDPIMAHPPETDSDITLQEWLNVIVNTDKGIKLDFKSLDAVQPSLELLECVKPHLRRPVWLNADILPGPNGSSTAVDAKGFLDTVTSVFPDVTLSLGWTTGWHPDEQNKGYDWMMVKEMAQICSTLSQPVTFPVRAALVRQSMSELCWLIQQSDRYSLTIWTGKEDVYSVEDLLYIRKNFDKSRVYYDILEPQNSEFKKAIGTEC
- the FAM151B gene encoding protein FAM151B isoform X1; translated protein: MAAGAPGAWGEAAVEHFLRCGRLARRDGAGILWWHAANSRRRAREAATSEVHMIEADVLLRGGKGGNGDPIMAHPPETDSDITLQEWLNVIVNTDKGIKLDFKSLDAVQPSLELLECVKPHLRRPVWLNADILPGPNGSSTAVDAKGFLDTVTSVFPDVTLSLGWTTGWHPDEQNKGYDWMMVKEMAQICSTLSQPVTFPVRAALVRQSMSELCWLIQQSDRYSLTIWTGKEDVYSVEDLLYIRKNFDKSRVYYDILEPQNSEFKKAIGTEC